From a region of the Streptomyces venezuelae genome:
- a CDS encoding ArsO family NAD(P)H-dependent flavin-containing monooxygenase, producing MTQRTDVVVIGGGQSGLAAGYHLRRLGIEHVILDAQTAPGGAWQHTWDSLHLFSPAEYSSLPGRLMPVQRGQTCPDAQHVVDYLADYEKRYELPVQRGVWVEAVHRDGAFLRVATDGGDWQARAVVSATGSWTRPFLPAVPGRREYTGRQLHTVQYQNPAEFSGQRVAVVGGGNSGAQIAADLAHAGIDLTWVTQRPPRYLADDIDGRALFDHATARRRALDEGHTDTGGVASLGDIVAVPPVRAARDAGFLTAKPMFRRLTAAGVEWADGTVAEVDAVIWCTGFRPALAPFAALRLRGTRGHITTVGTRAVDEPRLHLLGYGDWTGPASATLIGVGRPARDAARQIRDLLT from the coding sequence CAGACGGCGCCCGGCGGAGCCTGGCAGCACACCTGGGACTCCCTGCACCTGTTCTCCCCGGCCGAGTATTCGTCCCTGCCCGGCCGTCTGATGCCGGTCCAGCGTGGCCAGACCTGCCCCGACGCGCAGCACGTCGTCGACTACCTCGCGGACTACGAGAAGCGGTACGAGTTGCCCGTGCAGCGCGGGGTGTGGGTGGAAGCGGTCCACCGCGACGGCGCGTTCCTGCGCGTCGCGACGGACGGGGGCGACTGGCAGGCCCGCGCGGTCGTCAGCGCCACCGGCAGCTGGACCCGCCCCTTCCTCCCGGCTGTCCCCGGACGGCGCGAGTACACCGGCCGCCAGCTCCACACCGTCCAGTACCAGAACCCCGCCGAGTTCAGCGGACAGCGGGTAGCCGTGGTGGGTGGTGGCAATTCCGGCGCCCAGATCGCCGCCGACCTCGCCCACGCCGGAATCGACCTGACCTGGGTCACCCAGCGCCCGCCCCGCTACCTCGCCGACGACATCGACGGCCGAGCCCTCTTCGACCACGCCACCGCACGCCGCCGCGCCCTGGACGAAGGCCACACCGACACCGGCGGCGTCGCCTCCCTCGGTGACATCGTCGCCGTGCCGCCCGTACGCGCCGCTCGTGACGCCGGATTCCTGACCGCGAAGCCGATGTTCCGTCGGCTCACCGCCGCTGGCGTGGAGTGGGCCGATGGCACTGTCGCGGAAGTCGACGCAGTCATCTGGTGCACCGGCTTCCGGCCCGCCCTTGCCCCCTTCGCCGCCCTCCGTCTACGTGGCACCCGAGGACACATCACCACCGTCGGCACCCGCGCCGTGGACGAACCGCGCCTCCACCTGCTCGGCTACGGCGACTGGACCGGCCCCGCCTCCGCCACCCTCATCGGCGTCGGTCGCCCCGCCCGCGACGCCGCACGGCAGATCCGCGACCTGCTCACCTGA
- a CDS encoding ArsR/SmtB family transcription factor: protein MSNAKVLPLLEPEAVAPCCPPLNERPMSADEAEVAAKMFKALGDPVRLRLFSAVASHEGGEACVCDISDVGVSQPTVSHHLKKLKEAGLLSSERRGTWVYYRVEPSVLAAMGALLAGAAKAA from the coding sequence ATGTCGAATGCGAAGGTACTGCCGCTCCTGGAGCCCGAGGCCGTCGCGCCCTGCTGCCCGCCGCTGAACGAGCGCCCCATGTCCGCGGACGAGGCCGAGGTCGCGGCGAAGATGTTCAAGGCCCTGGGCGACCCCGTGCGCCTGCGCCTGTTCTCCGCCGTCGCCTCGCACGAGGGCGGCGAGGCGTGCGTGTGCGACATCTCCGACGTGGGCGTCTCGCAGCCCACCGTCTCCCACCACCTCAAGAAGCTGAAGGAAGCCGGGCTGCTGTCCTCTGAGCGGCGGGGGACCTGGGTGTACTACCGGGTCGAGCCGTCCGTGCTCGCCGCCATGGGCGCGCTGCTGGCCGGCGCCGCGAAGGCCGCGTGA
- a CDS encoding sulfite exporter TauE/SafE family protein: MFAAGAVFAAGAAIGVLGGMIGLGGAEFRLPLLIGLFGFAALSAVILNKAMSLVVVLVALPARLAAVPAAEVATRWPVAANLLAGSLLGAWAGASWAVRMRSATLYKILAALMVLMAAALVLTHTTTLATLDLPPWARIPAGIAAGFGIGVVAAIMGVAGGELLIPTIVLLFGQDIKTAGSLSLLVSLPTMLVAFARYSRDGSFAVLGSNLRFTTVMAAGSIAGAVLGGLLLGVFPDLVLIPTLAVILLVSAYKLARHD; the protein is encoded by the coding sequence GTGTTCGCCGCAGGCGCGGTGTTCGCCGCAGGCGCGGCGATCGGTGTCCTGGGCGGGATGATCGGACTGGGCGGTGCCGAGTTCCGCCTGCCCCTACTGATCGGCCTCTTCGGCTTCGCCGCCCTCTCGGCGGTCATCCTGAACAAGGCGATGAGCCTGGTCGTCGTCCTCGTCGCGCTCCCCGCGCGGCTGGCCGCGGTCCCGGCCGCCGAGGTGGCCACCCGCTGGCCCGTCGCGGCCAACCTCCTGGCCGGCAGCCTGCTCGGCGCGTGGGCCGGAGCCTCCTGGGCCGTCCGGATGCGCTCCGCCACCCTCTACAAAATCCTCGCCGCCCTGATGGTGCTGATGGCGGCCGCCCTGGTCCTCACGCACACCACCACCCTGGCCACGCTCGACCTGCCGCCGTGGGCACGGATTCCCGCCGGGATCGCGGCCGGCTTCGGCATCGGCGTAGTCGCGGCCATCATGGGCGTCGCCGGCGGAGAACTGCTGATCCCGACGATCGTGCTGCTCTTCGGGCAGGACATCAAGACCGCCGGCAGCCTCTCCCTGCTGGTGTCCCTGCCGACCATGCTCGTCGCCTTCGCCCGCTACAGCCGCGACGGCAGCTTCGCCGTCCTGGGCAGCAACCTCCGCTTCACCACGGTCATGGCTGCGGGCTCGATCGCCGGCGCGGTCTTGGGCGGCTTGCTCCTCGGGGTTTTCCCGGACCTGGTCCTGATCCCCACACTGGCCGTGATCCTTCTCGTCTCCGCGTACAAACTGGCCCGGCACGACTGA
- a CDS encoding GNAT family N-acetyltransferase: protein MTGVRIQALFPEHAEQVLGIYQAGIDEGNATFETRAPDWAAFDEAKMPGHRFVALDDDGGRVLGWIAASTVSDRCAYAGVVEHSVYVHPGARGLGVARALLDALIVSTEEAGVWTIQSGIFPENTASLALHARAGFRIIGTRERIGRHHGLWRDVILLERRSPVLT, encoded by the coding sequence GTGACCGGCGTGCGGATCCAGGCTCTTTTCCCGGAGCACGCCGAGCAGGTGCTGGGCATCTACCAGGCGGGGATCGACGAGGGCAACGCGACCTTCGAGACCCGGGCCCCCGACTGGGCCGCCTTCGACGAGGCCAAAATGCCCGGCCACCGCTTCGTCGCCCTCGACGACGACGGCGGCCGGGTGCTGGGCTGGATCGCGGCGAGCACGGTCTCCGACCGGTGTGCGTACGCGGGCGTGGTCGAACACTCCGTGTACGTCCACCCCGGAGCCCGCGGCCTCGGTGTAGCCCGTGCCCTCTTGGATGCGCTGATCGTCTCCACGGAGGAGGCGGGGGTCTGGACGATCCAGTCAGGGATCTTCCCCGAGAACACCGCCAGCCTCGCCCTGCACGCACGGGCCGGGTTCCGGATCATCGGCACCCGCGAACGGATCGGCCGCCACCATGGGCTCTGGCGGGACGTGATCCTACTGGAGCGCCGCAGCCCCGTTCTGACGTAG